A DNA window from Mucilaginibacter xinganensis contains the following coding sequences:
- a CDS encoding Kelch repeat-containing protein encodes MKKTFATLFLVAAAVVAGNAQGKWQLLETGSKVAARSECSLVAADGKLYLIGGDGPAQAVESYDSKTATWTKKAVAPFTMHHLQATALHDKIYVLDAFYEGGYPDQVPLPNVYSYDIKKDSWQKLAEVPENRRRGAAGEAVYNGKIYIVCGITRGHRSGTNSMFDEYDPATDKWTKLPDAPHIRDHSMAVVVGDKLYALGGRNTSLHDADNFMSFFDKVVLDVDCYDFKTGKWTTLDAKLPMGTGGGTAVNLDDKIYYIGGERATANRPNGPQKDVYRLDPLKDTHWEKVADLNRARNGVGGAVLDHKIYIAGGAGGGPAGPPPPIGKPGMPGPPPNGAQQGANPPANAGLPNGPPPGGNSGDRGDVALEVFSLK; translated from the coding sequence ATGAAAAAGACATTTGCAACGCTTTTTTTAGTTGCTGCAGCGGTAGTTGCGGGTAATGCGCAGGGGAAATGGCAACTGTTAGAAACCGGAAGTAAAGTTGCGGCCCGCAGCGAATGCAGCCTGGTTGCTGCGGACGGTAAGCTGTATTTAATTGGCGGCGATGGCCCGGCACAGGCAGTTGAGTCATACGACTCCAAAACAGCTACCTGGACCAAGAAGGCGGTAGCCCCGTTCACCATGCACCATTTACAGGCAACGGCGCTGCACGATAAAATTTATGTGCTGGATGCTTTTTATGAAGGCGGGTATCCTGACCAGGTTCCGCTACCCAATGTTTATAGCTATGATATAAAAAAAGATAGCTGGCAAAAGCTTGCCGAAGTGCCTGAAAACAGGAGGCGCGGTGCTGCCGGGGAGGCTGTTTATAACGGCAAGATATATATCGTTTGCGGTATAACCCGTGGGCACCGCAGCGGCACAAATAGTATGTTTGATGAATATGACCCGGCAACTGATAAATGGACAAAGTTGCCCGATGCACCGCACATTCGCGATCATAGCATGGCTGTGGTTGTTGGCGATAAGTTATACGCCCTTGGTGGCCGTAACACCAGTTTACACGATGCAGATAATTTTATGTCGTTTTTTGACAAGGTGGTGCTGGATGTGGATTGTTATGACTTTAAAACGGGGAAATGGACTACGCTTGATGCTAAGTTGCCTATGGGCACCGGCGGTGGTACGGCAGTAAACCTGGACGATAAGATCTACTACATCGGCGGCGAACGGGCAACGGCAAACAGGCCCAACGGGCCGCAAAAGGATGTTTATCGACTCGATCCTTTAAAAGATACACACTGGGAAAAGGTTGCTGATTTGAACCGGGCACGCAACGGCGTTGGTGGTGCAGTGCTTGATCATAAAATTTACATTGCCGGCGGGGCAGGAGGTGGGCCGGCCGGTCCGCCACCACCAATTGGCAAACCGGGCATGCCGGGCCCGCCTCCTAATGGTGCACAGCAGGGCGCTAATCCGCCGGCAAATGCCGGTCTGCCAAATGGGCCTCCACCGGGCGGAAATAGTGGCGACCGCGGCGATGTTGCCCTGGAAGTGTTCAGCCTGAAATAA